gcgcaggcttctgcttctgtgagtctgacgtcctgcacgtacatgcaggacgtcagactcacagaaacagaagcctgtgcagccttctacatggaatgttgctagtggaatagcaacattccatgtagaatctccagtagtagcaatttccatgtagaatctccaatagtagcaacattccatgtagaatctccaatagtatctattttatttttgttacatttgtaccccgcactttcccactcatggcaggctcaatgcggcttacatggggcaatggagggttaagtgacttgcccagagtcccactagcaacattccatgtagaagtcggcccttgcagatcaccaatgtggccgcgcaggtctttttctccactttgaaTTAATTGAGgtgaaaataagaaagaaaagaaaacaagaatagATACCGCATTGTATATTGATCAAGTGTTGAAGAGAGTTCAGCTCATCATTCCCATTGTTAGTACACCATGCCATATTCTGTATTATTattagaatatttttactgctgtgattgtctattgctcatgtttgatttattcctactgtacaccgccttgagtgaattccttcaaaaaggcagtaaataaatcctaaaaaaaaaagcccttctgCATTCCCTCCCCCTCTGCCACCAATGAACTTGAGCAGTTTAAGAAAAGGGCTGAAGGCTGGAGACGGATTAGAGGGGAAGCAGGATATAGAAATGGGCTACGGGACACTTTTTGGACTGTCTGGAATTCTTTCACATTTATTTTCGAGAGAGTTTATTTGATTATTAATAACATTAATTATTAAAGACTTTACAACATCAATTTGTACACCAGTGTGCATAAACCACAAGTTCTTAATTTCAGACATATAATAAAACCATCATAAACAGTGAAGTCTCTTCTGCTTTGTGAACTtaacaattttccattttctccaaACTTCCTCCTTGCAATTACAACCTACTGTTAACACCCTCTCACACACCCCCCAGTACTCCAGCTCACCCGCCACCCTTCCCTATTACCCCTCAGCCTCCTGCAACTCAAAGGGCCAGAGTTGCACATTCATCATAGTCATGAAAATACCCTAGAAGGCTCCCAGATGTGGACATTTAGGTTTTTTTTGCAATTATTTTGTGTTTGATGTTCTCTCTGcagtgtttttctgttttgttttgttttttggcagAGTGATGGAGGAGGAATTGAAAATATTCACAAAGACATGGGGTGTGCTGAGTCATCTCACAGTCTTTTTTCGATGTGCTCGTGCTACCCTTGTGCTAgaaattaaaatgtattttttttagcactgggggtagGTCTGGGGGTGAAGATTGCAGCTACATtagtacatggttagcatgtgaactcttatcgcctacaaaataggtggcatagGGACGCACATGCTAACggaaaaattagcacgtggccattaatactgAAAGTAGaacaatcagccattttacccctgcggaaaaatggccttagcatgtgggaatgacctgtgtaaggacatgctaaggccatttaatTTTATGTCTGGAGCAATTTTGAAATCACTCGCGTTTTGTCCCAGgcaatacatggaatgccctcccacgggaggtggtggagatgaaaacggtaacggaattcaaaaatgcgtgggataaacataaaggaatcctgttcagaaggaagggatcctcagaagcttagcggagattgggtggcagagccggtggtgggaggtggtgctagtgctgggcagacttctacggtctgtgccctgaaaatggcagatacaaatcaaggtcaggtatacacaaaaagtagcacatatgagtttatcttgttgggcagactggatggaccgtacaggtctttctctgccatcatctactatgttactatccaccttataatcgaaagagaaaaacgtctatattccgacctaaatcgggagatggacgtctttctctcgcgggtgtccaaatcggtataatcgaaagccgattttgggcgtcttcaactgcactccgtcgcgggaacgaataaagttgatgggggtgtgtcggaggcgtggtgaaggtgggactggggtgtggttatcggccgagcagagatgggcgtctttaggtgataatcgaaaaaaaaggcgtttttaccgcgattttgggtcactttttttggaccctttttttcacgaacaagtcccaaaaaagtgccccaactgaccagatgaccactggagggaatcggggatcacgtgccctgactcccccagtggtcactaaccccttcccaccaaaagaaacccattttacaaacttttttttccagcctgtatgccagcctcaaattccgtacccacctccatgacagcagaatgtgttctattctgtgacagcctttccctggttctgatgtgggtctcgggtgagtgtgacaccttttctgttaagggcactgcagagtcacatcaacaatgcattgtggtgggtgtagggtattgggctccgtgattccactagcttgtgttaaatgctcacgatgttggtagttggtaggctctactcccatggtgcttttccctctgcttactgggtcagagtgtgccctgttgtgtttctggtagtccatgaggtagtggccatttttgtaagccagttttagatccctttcacgtgttagccacgttacagcacttagttcttaccttgaatgttgctgaaagagggcattgtacaccattctgccagctcggacctactgctaatctcagtaccagcgaaactcgttgccagtggggcacaacctctgatctgcagttaactgtgagtaaaggtgcttattcaaataaaggacgttttcagcgagattagtcttcaggagtcaactgctgtgccaaggttatacaccagcaacaagtcctgtccctggagcacttttagtgggtactgcagtgcacttcaggcaggcagacccaggcccatccccccccccccccacccgtaacacttgtggtggtaaatgggaggcctctaaaacccactgtacccacatgtagttgcccccttcacccctaagagctatgatagtgtagtacatttgtccctcccacgaccaaatggcttggattaggacgtttctgagctgggcgtttttattttacattatcgcaaaaaaaaaaaaaaaaaaaaaacgcccagctcagaaaggaccaaatccatgggcatttggtccgttcaaaccgtattttcgaaacaaaatatggacgcccatttttttcgaaaatacggtctctcccgcttcttcacgtacctgttttcagacatagacgcccatggggatgggcgttcgcgttcgattatgcccctccacgtctatatTGTAAATGTGACTTATCACAGCCACagggctgatgtaaatgctcacgtTGAGATTACGCAGAAGCAAAcataaattatagcattctatcatttatgtgtgtaacagAGCAAGTTCTTGTGGAGCCCAACTTTTTAAGAATGCTGTAATGGCAATTCCAAAAAGACAACGTGTTTGTATGCTGATTTGAAAGATACCCCTGACGAAGACTATGTTTGTCGAAACCAGTGGCatggctaggtggggccacgggggtctgggtccctggttggctggtgggagtccccaacccccgcaagctgaagacttcgtccagtgctggtctgcagtggcaccgccgcattgcctgccctgcactctcttcccctcacgttgggcacgctccttttagtgaaattgagcatgctcagtttcactaaaaggagcgcgcCGGAGGTGAGGGGAACAGATGAGCGGGGCATGCAATACGTCAGcgtcggagaccagcgctggatgaagtcttcagctggcaggggttggagacccccgtcagccaaggtatttgcagcggcagtggttcagctggcggggttggggacccccgccaaccacGATGTTAACAGTGGCGGCGGTGGAGAGGCAGCGgagaggggggggcggcagcagggcagtgaccaaaatgtacccccccccccaccttgggctctggccccctcccccctcgagGTCTGGTTAAGCCCCTGGtcaaaacacggccagtgttgggctGTTTTATCACCAATTcatttgaagaataaactttggtcatcctggacattttggttGGCTTTTTCCCACTTCTTTGACTTTGTTTTTCAAGAAACTGATCTGCAGCCTTTTTGCAGGTtactcaacatttttttttcagcaggccTAAAGTACACGGTAACACTAGACATCCACACTCCTGCGTAACCCCATCCAAGCAAACATGGCTGAAAGGTCACTCTAACACACCaagaatgtgcttaaatgatcACAATACTGGCATAAAGACCAACATTCGGCTGTACGCTATGTTATGAACTGGCACCTAAATGTGATGGTGTGTAGTTTGAAGGGGTCTCGGCGGAGCGTGAACAGGGCACACAGTTAAATGCGTAAATTattgaatactataatttacgctCGCTTCTTAGCAATCTCAGCATGAGCATTTACATAGCcctgtggctggtgtaagtggtcacaTCTACAATATAGGTGTGTATTTATCAAGAATAGTAGATACATACTTTTCTGTACAGAATAGAATCCAAATAGGAGACCTTCTTACTATCTAAAAATAGGAACATCACCCTATCCTCCCTCCTCCGCGCAAGagggtgcactgagcagttgcATGGTTGTCGGCTCTTCCAGGCTCCTGCCCGGGAATAGGAAGTGGATGTTGGAGGTGGCAACCGCACGATTGCTCAGTGCACTCCCTTGCTGCCTACACTCGGTATggaccatccctactgtcctgcCCTTGGTATACTAAGGTCCGAAGGTCAATTCTATGACTAGGTGCTCCTGGTTACGTGCATGTGTAATTGTAGAGAAAAGTAGTAAGCGATGCCTCGGtgttcgtcgataatccgtccgaaaacaatcagcgaaatccgaaaccgacaaaAACTGAGGCACTTATTCAATAAGCAGGAGAACACATGGGGGTCaccctttgttttcacaaaattagcagcgaggtcacatgggcttgccgacgaaatccgagacaaatttttcgcggaaaaaatcgacgaaaaccgaaaccgacgataaccgaagtcaacgaaaaccgaggtattactatacaaatgtgtgcAAGCACCTTAAGCACTATTTTCTAAGGATATGCATTAAGTTTTATAGAGTGCAAATGCAAGGGGGAATatgtgtgggtggagcatgggcaggacaaggGCAGAGCTATCAGTaaaacatgtaacttacagagtaCTGTAAGTTACAGTAGATCTATGATGGGTGTTAACTGTAGGTGCCTAAACGTACGGCGTGCCAATGCCGTTGTAGAATACGCTCTCACTGCATGACTTCAGAGCACCTGAAAGGAGCTACCAACTCATAGAATTACCTCCCAGCACATAATCTGTTAGAGCGATTTTCACtgccactttgaatattgacagcCACAGAAGTCCTATGTTTTACCAGTCACCAGTTCAACATATATCGCCCGTTATTAAAAGCGATTTAAACAACCCAGAGaggttcctggccatttaaaacTGCTTGTCTGCGGataactgcgaatattcagcaacGCTTACCAGGTTACTGAAACTGAATATTCGTGGTTAGCAAAACCAGCTAACTTGTGGGAattccaagcaggggcgtagccagacttttgtgggaggggggtccagagcccccccccccggcgccactggccccccctgccattgccgaccccccctgccgccaccacctccaccaacaactttgaccacaCCCTccaccgaccctctcgaccccccctcctgccgccaacctgccatcggcgtcgcctacctttgctggcaggggacctcaacccccaccagccgaggtcctcttcttccggtgcaaggcactcagaaacagaacgaagctttgcaccggaagaagaggacctcggctggcgggggttgaggtgccccgccagcaaaggtaggcgacggcgggttggcggcaggaggggggttgagagggtcgtcagcagcggggtccagggccaaatctatgggggcccaggctcccatggccccacatagctacccCACTGATTCCAAGGGTGGAGTTAATGCATAACATAACGCATAAAAAGCAGTTCTGTGTTatgtggttaagggctgaatatcggcccttaACCGCATCAGTTTTAACGGCCAGCATACAAATGGGTATTCAATGCcattgcccagacatggcctggcactgaagacCTGGGAATAGATGGTGGTGGACATTAAAACATTGGCCGCCACTGGCAGAATATTGGCCGGATTATTCCTTTTGAACGCTGACCCGAACGTTACTCCAATGTGCAATATGATGGCAGTTTCTCAAGGTTTTTATTCATGATTTCTTTTATTCTTACGAGTGCTGAGATTATTTACAGTACCTAGAATGGATGAACACAAGAGCTTTAATTGACAATTTACCCACTAATGGTTGGTTAAGAAGCAACATTTTCCCAGCAGGCCATACAGGACCGATTAACACACAACTATGAATGCCCAAAAGGAAGTCACACCAAGCCACCCACGGATCTGGCACAGTCACCTGTGGATCGGCACTGATTAATTTCCAGGGGTTTATGCAGGTACTGAAGTTGAGTAGCCCACTGGTTAGTGCCGTAGCCTGAgaccctggggaaccaggttcaattcccaaagcagctccttgtgactctgggcaagtcacctaaccctctattgccccaggtacaaaataagtacctgtatataatatgtaaaacactttgacTGTATCCACAGAAAGATGGCATAttaaatctcatcccctttagtGTTCTGTAATTTATAACAACGGGCTggggaataagtacataagtacaaaagtattgccatactgggaaagaccaaaggtccatcaagcccagcatcctgtttacaacactggccaatccaggtcacaaatacctggcaagatcccaaaaatgtacaaaacattttatactgcttatcccagaaatagtggattttccccaagtccttttcctttaggaagccgtccaaaccttttttaaaactccgctaagctaaccgcctttaccacattctctggcaattaattccagagtttaattacacattgagtgaagaaacattttctccgattcgttttaaatttactacattgtagcttcatcgcatgtcccctagtcctagcatttttggaaagcgtaaacagacgcttcgcatctacccgttcaactccactcattattttatagacctctatcacatcttccctcagccgccttttctccaagctgaagagccctagccgctttagcctttcctcatagggaagtcatcccatcccctttatcattttcatcgcccttctctgcaccttttctaattccactatatcttttttggggcACGCAAAGTGTCAGGTTCTGTGAAATCCCATAGGGACCATAGTCATGCTGAACGAACACTGTCACATTAACACCACCACAATATATGACAAATTTTGCAATAAAACACATCAGTAATGTAGATGGCCTCATAACCCTCCAGAAATTAAAAGTAGTTACTGGTAacacccctctcccccttctaGGTGCATTTCAACCAAGTGACAGCGCCTAGAGGGGAGGCCTGCATCCGCACTCATAGGCATAAAGACAGACCTAAtaatatagtaagtgacggcagataaagacctgagcggtccatccagtctgcccaattgtcacACTCATCATCAATTCATGATTCAATCATCAATGAATGTTacgtaaaatacttgatcatggtctgtctttggcgtttctgggacataagccacagaagtccacctggccttgtccttatgttccaaataCATACACCCACTTTCGTATAGCCCCTGTCACTCTTTGCCACGTCTTTTCACATGGACTCTCCAAAAAGACACGTATGAATTTGTAAGTGGAAGAAGGGCAAATATGTACACTTTTCAACTTGCTTTTGATTGCAGGAACTCGGTGACCCCCAAATGAAGCAGAAAGGGCCTCGTTTCGGAGACATAACTTGAATTGCATGCGTATTCTTGTGACTTTTACAGAGGACATCCAGAAGAGCACAGAGACAATTTTCTTTAACAAACGGGTCAAAATTCTCTAGGACTGAAAACTGGCTAAAGATTCAAGACAATTTGCACACGTAACATATACAGTGTCTGCACCAGTACAATAACACATTACACAACTGCCAATGAATTTATGCTATTCAAAACACATGTGTGTAAAGACAGGCAGACCACAGATGTACTGTAAGCCTGACTAAGGCTGGTTTGGATAGACACAGCGTGTTAACTAGCATACTGAAGACACTTAATGGTGAATAcaagcagtgcgttttttctagcaaaataggtgccagtactcaaatgcaaggccgcccttcaggggtgaggtgatcactgaggaacccaccccacaatagccagaccccctgcaaccagtcacagaatctacgacaagggcctgagctctttcatataAACTTGGggaccttgggtcaattttagcagacaatgaaaaaggtgccggtactcagtaccccctcaaaacaaAAGCCCTGAATACAAGTATTAACTTTTATCCAGGCTGTGTTTACTGAATTGTTCATTATACTTAATGTGGTGGCATTTGCTGGTAATATTAATGTGTATTGTTGCCTACATTAGGTTACATTATGTGCCCAAGTTGTAGCGTTAATATCAGGGCACCTGGTTCTTGCATTAGTTAAAGCTGGTTTACATTAACTGTGGCCTGAGTTCTTTAATACTGTAGTTTGCAAAATGAAAATGAGCTGCACCCAACACACGTCCTGTATTGTGAGTTCCACTAATAAACACGGCACAGTCAAATGTACCAACTCTTTAAGCTAATGATCTAGTCCCTGCCGCAGTCTGGAAGCAAGTCCCAGCTACGGCCCCCGAGGACGGCAACTGGACAACCACACTGTACACCAGCAGGAACAGAAGAAGGTTCACAGCTACTGCTAAAGGAAAAGTGACAGATGCATTGCTCATGGCAggtttgtgaagtccacttcagttgACCATTGTTGTAGAACCATAGCTGGTTACTCCTCCTGCTTGCCATGGGCAAGGTGGGCGGCTCAGCGTCTGCTTCTCCACTTGGTGTGCACTCTTTCCAGCAGGGTCTTCGTACTCTGGCGAAACTTCTGCTGCGTGAAGTAGAAGAGAATCGGATCCAGGACGCTGTTCATGCTGGCAAAGGGTCTGGTGCACTTGTACGAAATGGCAAAGTTCTGGAGAACCAAGCAGGGCACGTTATCCAGGGAGCGTACGATCAAGTAAATGGTCTTAGTGAGGTGGAAAGGAAAGAAGCTGATCGCAAACACCATCACCACGATGATGATCATGCGGATGGCTTTGTCCTTTTTCTTACGCACGGCTGGTCCAATCAGATCATCCTTCTGGCAAAGGATCTTAGTCATGGAGCAGTAGCACACCAGGATGGCAACGAAAGGGATTAAGAATCCCGTGATCGTCAATGTGATTCCGTAAGGGAAATACTTGGAGGAGAGCGCTGGGGGGCTCAGGTCGTAGCACACGGTCCTGTTTCTCTGGGTGCCAGTTGACGCAAACACAAAGGTGGGTACGCACTGAATGACGACAATTAACCACACCAACCCACAGACCGTCCAGGTGAATTTTTTGCCCCTCTTTTTGTGCCAGATCGAGAGGGGATGGCAGATGCCCAGGTAACGATGGATACTCATGCATGTCAGGAACATGATACTGCCGTGCAAATTGCTGTAGAACTGCAGACGGACAAACCTGCACGTGAAGTCCCCAAAAGGCCAGTAGTCTTGCTTGGAGTAGTTGTAGATaagaagtggcagggagcagacATACAGGAGGTCTGCCATGGCTAGGTTCAGAGTGTATATAGCGGTGCGGGTCAGCACTTTATGGGACAGCCAGATCTGAAGGATGACAAACAGGTTCAAGGGGAGTCCAAGGACCAGGACCACCGAGTAGACCACAGGCAGTAAGATCTGCTTGAATTCTTCATGGAAAATGCAGGCGTTTTTCCCCTCGGGGACTGATGTCAGGTTCGCCATGCCCGGTCTTGTATTTATGACCGAGGGAGCAGGCCGTGGTGTTAAGTTAGAACTGAAAGGAGACagaaaaaagaataaataaatactttcctttaaaaaaaaaaaaaaaggcactttgAAAGGCTCATTTACAAAACTTTTTAAGTCCACTTTCGGCCAAAAATGAGCTAGCGTTTCGTATGGACAAAGGATATCGTTAGCTACTAGAGTGATAATTAATCGTTGAGATGAACAGTGTGTTTGTCATTTGCCTGCAGCCAAGTTAAAATAAGATTTGTTttccaaaatttatttttgttacatttgtaccccgcgctttcccactcatggcaggctcaatgcggcttacatggggcaatggagggttaaatgacttgcccagagtcacaaggagctgcctgtgcctgaagtgggaatcgaactcagtttctcagttccccaggaccaaagtccaccaccctaaccactaaggccactcctccactgttgctactatttcagattcgacatggaatgttgctattccactagcaacattccatgtagaagtcggcccttgcagatcaccaatgtggccgcgcaggcttctgcttctgtgagtctgacgtcagactcacagaaacagaagcctgcgcagccttctacatggaatgttgctagtggaatagcaacattccatgcagaatctccaatagtagcaacattccatgtagaatctccaatagtatctattttatttttgttccatttgtaccctgcgctttcccactcatggcaggctcaatgcagctcacatgaggcaatggagggttaagtgacttgcccagagtcacaaggagctgcctgtgcctgaagtggg
This portion of the Microcaecilia unicolor chromosome 4, aMicUni1.1, whole genome shotgun sequence genome encodes:
- the P2RY6 gene encoding P2Y purinoceptor 6, which produces MANLTSVPEGKNACIFHEEFKQILLPVVYSVVLVLGLPLNLFVILQIWLSHKVLTRTAIYTLNLAMADLLYVCSLPLLIYNYSKQDYWPFGDFTCRFVRLQFYSNLHGSIMFLTCMSIHRYLGICHPLSIWHKKRGKKFTWTVCGLVWLIVVIQCVPTFVFASTGTQRNRTVCYDLSPPALSSKYFPYGITLTITGFLIPFVAILVCYCSMTKILCQKDDLIGPAVRKKKDKAIRMIIIVVMVFAISFFPFHLTKTIYLIVRSLDNVPCLVLQNFAISYKCTRPFASMNSVLDPILFYFTQQKFRQSTKTLLERVHTKWRSRR